CCGTCAGGCCGGAAAATGGGGTCGTAGCCGAAACCCTTGGATCCCAAAGGCGCCTCCACGATGTCGCCCCAGACATCCCCCTCGAACTCGTCGCAATGACCGTCCGGCCAGGCCAGGGCCAGGGCGGAGACGAAGCGCGCCCGGCGATCGTCGCTCCCCTTGAGGAGATCCAGGACACGCGCCATGGCCATGGCGAAATCCTTCGTCGGACCCGCCCAGCGCGCCGAATAGATGCCTGGATCGCGGCCCAGCGCCATGACCTCGAGGCCGGAATCATCGGCCAGCGCCGGCAGCCCACTGGCTTTGGCCGCAGCCACCGCCTTCAGCCGCGCATTGCCAATGA
This Rhodospirillaceae bacterium DNA region includes the following protein-coding sequences:
- the rdgB gene encoding RdgB/HAM1 family non-canonical purine NTP pyrophosphatase, with protein sequence MARQFAPGGQGGKLVLASHNPGKLREIVELLAPYGIDVVSAGALGLPEPEETEATFIGNARLKAVAAAKASGLPALADDSGLEVMALGRDPGIYSARWAGPTKDFAMAMARVLDLLKGSDDRRARFVSALALAWPDGHCDEFEGDVWGDIVEAPLGSKGFGYDPIFRPDGYAITFGEMDPAHKHEMSHRAVAFRQFVAACFKA